tattcttttttaaaatcgttaattgaattttatggaGGACGGATACCAGAAATAAATCAGAAATCAAGTAATGAATCACCAAGCAAAAAACCAGAAGATGCAAATGCATCTGAAGAACCTGAACCAGAACCGGAACCAGAAAGTGATATTGATCTTGATATGAGTGGAGTAATTGGTAAAagtttatctaaaattttatcttaatttttattaatttttttatttaatcttaatttttctttaataaaatatctttaataatattgggatttaaatagaatttatattaatatttaataatatttctaaattacaattttagaaCCAGATGAAGATACTCCTCAAAAAATGGGAAATCCTACTTTACAACcaacagaagaagaaattgcaGAATCTCAGGCTAAACGTTCTGAAGCTGTATCAgcttttatagaaaaagattatGAAAAGGCTATAGAACTTTATACAGAAGCTATAGTATTGAATCCACAGGCATCGTTACTTTATGCCAAACGTGGACAAATTTTCATGTTAATAAATAAGCCTAATGCCTGTATTCGTGATTGTAATCGTGCTTTGGAACTAAATCCGGATAGTGCAGCAGCTCACAAGTTTAGAGGAAGGGCCTATCACTtgcttggaaaattcgaagaagCGGCTACTGATTTGAGACTTGCTTGTAAATTTGACTTTGATGAGCAAGCTGATGAGTGGTTACGAGAAGTTACACCAAACGTAagtatcttctttttaaattgttactATCTTTCTCAtaatctaatttattatttcaatcactttgcatatttttcaaattttttattattgaaaaaattgcatgCTCGCTTAATAAGTATACCTACCAATTAAtcatattgtaatttttcttatagtattattttatgtaactaAGATCAGTTAAATCCTGTTTGTTATATTGGATTAATATATCATACTTTTAGTTATCtattaaatcttatttattatatatataaataatctgTATTTGGGATTGAGAATATCACATTTACACAAATgacaagtataatttatatattcctatttgaaaaatacataaattaagtCTATTAAACCTCAATACTTAACTTACATAGAATAGCATAACAATTTGCTTACTTCCAAAAAAATCAATCACACATATgaacaacaataacaatgCAAAACAATTCATGATTTATATGAGGCATTTAATTTACACAAGGTacattaaaaatcaaattttttactaaaacaaacaatatattcattcacattgaaatatagtttatatatCAACATGGGAAGTTATTAtcgagtaattaattaattttttttaaataaatatttataactctTAATAAGAACACGATTTGTATCTTCAAAAAGAGATCATTCTTATCTCTTTcttaatggaaatatttttatttattttattttacatacttaTAATATGTAACTGCTTTCATCGTATGTTGTTCTGATGGCTGAAAGTGTCACAGCGTTGTGCTACAATTAGCACAACCATTACACTAAGTTCCAAAAAAGTCTATCGCGCGAGTTCACTGTATTTTCAACTTCTATATTTGTGTGTTAGACAATAGGACCCACCATTATTGTGATATGTTTTCCATAACTGTGTAATCGAAGCTGTATTGGAACACATTCAAAGGAAACACACTATTCTTTTCTTAGATTGGAATGGTAACACTCGTCCTATTTTCCAAACACAGGTTTCTTGAAATCTTCGATTCATTCCAATCCACTAATACacttaaatatatgttaagTATATCATTAACCAACCGTATCATCTTCCTTATTGTGTCATTAGTATCCATATTATTTACCTACAAAATCAACAGTACGTTTTCATACTTCACAGTATGTCTTCTCATCCTTGAATGaactatttaatattattgcgCAAAATAATGTTCCAGGAGAATTCTGTTTAGGTCTTGCATTCTCTTCTCTTCATGTATGATCCAGTTGGACTTTTATCTGAAGGCGATCCAAACCTAAGTTTTTGCTATTTCAGGAAAGAAACTTCTCTGTACTGCTTCAAGTAATGAACTTACACCAATGTTCGTTTCCTTTCACTCTTTCTCTTGTTTGTTTTGTACGATTTGCTCTAACCTCATACCTCATGTGGCATCAAGAGCTTTGTCTGAGAATGTAGGATTACACTCAACTAGAAGGACTTGTTTCATACTCGTGTATGACTTGCTCTACTAATTTCTTGTATTTGCCTACGAGCTCTGGCAAATCGTAAGCAATGGCAACATCGAGTCTATTGATCGGACATCCACGGAAGTACGTGCACGTAGAGCTTAGTAGAGGGAAATCGTAAAGAGGATTTAATCGGAAGAAGTCTCGATAAACGTCCGGATCAGGCAAGTCATAGCGTGATATATTCTTCAAAGTACTTAAGCCCTCGTAGATATGGTAATCTTGTGGATTATCGGTAATCTTGTCACTGATCTCTTTTTTGTTTCCAAAGAATGTCTTGTGATTGTAGTACGTGGTTAGGTAGCAGTCTACCATTTTAGCATGATTGCGCACTCGTACCTATAAgcatgaagaaatatttcatatttactcACCGATCAAAGACAACAGATTGAGAagatgaaaaatcattttaatgaaaagtCGATCGTAATAACTTACAGCGAATCTTCTGGCGCTCGCTATCTTATGCTCGACCCGTTTGTCGATGGCAGTACGTAAGTCACGTAGGAATGCACGTTCCTGAGCATACAATAATCTGGTAGGTGCACCAGCTTCGTATGGTAACGACCACAATGATGTAGAGTACATTATCGGTGGCTCAGCGCTGGACATCAGCGGGGATATATTCCAAATCAGAGCGCCTTGCACTCTCATCAGTTCTTCTGGTTTTACTTGATCAGCTTTGTTGAGAATGATGCGTGTCTGTTGTGGAAGTTCACATTATCCTGACGTTAACAGTGTGCAGATCTTAATATCGAAGCTTACCTGATGTTCCCTTCCTTTCAATTGATCAAGGATAGCCTCTGTTTCTGGCCCAACGTCTAACTTGGATGGATCGTATACTAGAAATATTATGTCTGCGCGGTCAATGAACCATTGACACGCATCGTTAAACGGGAACAAACGTTGGACTTGTTTtcgaatttctaaaattcctGGTATCTCGACGATATTGACCTATTAATGCAAAAAAATACATCATCattgaaagaataaatttttatagaatgaaattatttaaagaatatatttactttttctagCAATTTATTGTCAAGTCGTAAACCCTTAAGACGATCGAGCAATCCTTGgccaaatttttgtaatccgGAGAAAGTCCAGTCGGCAGCTAGCTGTGTGCCATCGAGgatctcctcttcttctccatgcataataatattgaaGTAGGCCGGAGATGGCTCGGCTCCTGTGTCATTTCCATTTGGCGTTTTGCATTGCTCCTCAAAGCACTCTCTCAAACCACCTAAACACTATCTGTATATTCATGCTCCTAGCATGCTTCTAGCGCTAAATCTTTACATCAGCATTGTTTTACTATTTGAAGGCGTGATCACGGCCGACTTAGTTAAGCGTCAATGTAAAGTAAGTCGAAGCATCCTCGCACAACAAATTCTCActactttcttcgttttctcgcTACTTACGCACCTGTTCTTAACGATGTCTGGCTATACTCGATATCGAGCAAATAGTTTATGATGGAAGATTTCCCACCGCTCCACGGACCCATGAAGAGGACTAATGgcttcgaaaatatttctggaTCTATAAagttaatgttatatatttaaatatcgaatattagTACTTTAGCATTAGtagtatttttgaatattactattttaaggaataataatttttatcaattaatagTGACCTATctcattttgtttattttaattatgctTACCACCAAAGTGTCTATTGCTCAAGTctctatatttatacaaagaCTCCAATGGTTGGATGGCATTGTCATAAACCCTCTTCAGTTCCTTTAGTATAACATCCGCGTGTTTCTGTATTgctcgttctttctcttcattttcttcatcCAGTTTTAACAGCTGATTAATATGATCACGCGGTCGTAAATTCTCCGGTACCACTATCTCTCGAATCAAGTCTTCCTCTGGGGTAggttcttcttctctttctcctggTTCCTTCGAGCCTTCACCATCTCCTTCGCCTTCTTCGCCTTCTCCTACGCTTTCTTCTCCGCCCTCTTCTTCACCTTCTTTTCCGCCAACTTCTCTCCTAGCACGAGACTTCAGCTTATCAGTTTCTTCCTCTGCTGATTTAGCTTCTTCTTCAGTTCCCTTCTCCGTCGACttctccgtttcttcttcttcttccattgaTTTTGCAGTTTCTTCTTCCACTGATTTTACAGTTTCTTCTTCAACCGATTTTGCGGTTTTTTCTTCAGACTTACCTTCTTCAGCTTCTTCGCTCTGTTTTGCTTCCTCCTCTGTTTGGCCTTCTATACTTTCACTTTCACCTTCACCTTCCTTACTCTCTTCCTTCGCTTCTTCTCCGCTTACTTGTTGCTCCGCTGATTGACCTTCCTCTTCAGTTTTGCTATCTTGGTCTTTTTCACCTTCTTCTTTAGAAACTGCTTCCTCTGTCT
This DNA window, taken from Bombus pyrosoma isolate SC7728 linkage group LG6, ASM1482585v1, whole genome shotgun sequence, encodes the following:
- the LOC122568471 gene encoding eukaryotic translation initiation factor 5B isoform X2, which codes for MTGSRLRPAYFVGLLLALLAVALQGVQSEEELEVPPEDLCRPYIEKALKDLGTGSLEQTSAEAGTDVDKESQEDEAKPASEEEGKPSKEDVAMEEDKQKSVEETGGTSGEQGVQSAEAGEEPGESAEAGEAEEGESEQPDEKSGEVVKETEEDKEESVEQAEEGGADSAQEGTEEDKDVKSGEEEKSEEAAQVEKSEEEEPADAGKSEEEVQRDAKIDVDEGKSEEKSQADDGKSDEAQAEGESAEEAKIDEEKSDEEAKTEEVKSDEEKTEDETTDLKAEETEEAVSKEEGEKDQDSKTEEEGQSAEQQVSGEEAKEESKEGEGESESIEGQTEEEAKQSEEAEEGKSEEKTAKSVEEETVKSVEEETAKSMEEEEETEKSTEKGTEEEAKSAEEETDKLKSRARREVGGKEGEEEGGEESVGEGEEGEGDGEGSKEPGEREEEPTPEEDLIREIVVPENLRPRDHINQLLKLDEENEEKERAIQKHADVILKELKRVYDNAIQPLESLYKYRDLSNRHFGDPEIFSKPLVLFMGPWSGGKSSIINYLLDIEYSQTSLRTGAEPSPAYFNIIMHGEEEEILDGTQLAADWTFSGLQKFGQGLLDRLKGLRLDNKLLEKVNIVEIPGILEIRKQVQRLFPFNDACQWFIDRADIIFLVYDPSKLDVGPETEAILDQLKGREHQTRIILNKADQVKPEELMRVQGALIWNISPLMSSAEPPIMYSTSLWSLPYEAGAPTRLLYAQERAFLRDLRTAIDKRVEHKIASARRFAVRVRNHAKMVDCYLTTYYNHKTFFGNKKEISDKITDNPQDYHIYEGLSTLKNISRYDLPDPDVYRDFFRLNPLYDFPLLSSTCTYFRGCPINRLDVAIAYDLPELVGKYKKLVEQVIHEYETSPSS
- the LOC122568471 gene encoding sarcalumenin isoform X3 translates to MEEDKQKSVEETGGTSGEQGVQSAEAGEEPGESAEAGEAEEGESEQPDEKSGEVVKETEEDKEESVEQAEEGGADSAQEGTEEDKDVKSGEEEKSEEAAQVEKSEEEEPADAGKSEEEVQRDAKIDVDEGKSEEKSQADDGKSDEAQAEGESAEEAKIDEEKSDEEAKTEEVKSDEEKTEDETTDLKAEETEEAVSKEEGEKDQDSKTEEEGQSAEQQVSGEEAKEESKEGEGESESIEGQTEEEAKQSEEAEEGKSEEKTAKSVEEETVKSVEEETAKSMEEEEETEKSTEKGTEEEAKSAEEETDKLKSRARREVGGKEGEEEGGEESVGEGEEGEGDGEGSKEPGEREEEPTPEEDLIREIVVPENLRPRDHINQLLKLDEENEEKERAIQKHADVILKELKRVYDNAIQPLESLYKYRDLSNRHFGDPEIFSKPLVLFMGPWSGGKSSIINYLLDIEYSQTSLRTGGLRECFEEQCKTPNGNDTGAEPSPAYFNIIMHGEEEEILDGTQLAADWTFSGLQKFGQGLLDRLKGLRLDNKLLEKVNIVEIPGILEIRKQVQRLFPFNDACQWFIDRADIIFLVYDPSKLDVGPETEAILDQLKGREHQTRIILNKADQVKPEELMRVQGALIWNISPLMSSAEPPIMYSTSLWSLPYEAGAPTRLLYAQERAFLRDLRTAIDKRVEHKIASARRFAVRVRNHAKMVDCYLTTYYNHKTFFGNKKEISDKITDNPQDYHIYEGLSTLKNISRYDLPDPDVYRDFFRLNPLYDFPLLSSTCTYFRGCPINRLDVAIAYDLPELVGKYKKLVEQVIHEYETSPSS
- the LOC122568473 gene encoding putative protein FAM10A4, producing the protein MSFPITPEFITQLGSVVNSCILNPSLLYQPDYSFLKSLIEFYGGRIPEINQKSSNESPSKKPEDANASEEPEPEPEPESDIDLDMSGVIEPDEDTPQKMGNPTLQPTEEEIAESQAKRSEAVSAFIEKDYEKAIELYTEAIVLNPQASLLYAKRGQIFMLINKPNACIRDCNRALELNPDSAAAHKFRGRAYHLLGKFEEAATDLRLACKFDFDEQADEWLREVTPNARKIEEHKRKKERKIQEKLERERQERLRKARESAKAYEDNTRTSQTDHSGNTPGIGNFYQFLNDPDVLKAFQDPEIAEAFRDISSNPTNILKYQSSAKVMMFVNKMAAKFAGPSNMPDAFHGLMGGIPGFAMPRTSKPKPQDDVGLD
- the LOC122568471 gene encoding uncharacterized protein LOC122568471 isoform X1 gives rise to the protein MTGSRLRPAYFVGLLLALLAVALQGVQSEEELEVPPEDLCRPYIEKALKDLGTGSLEQTSAEAGTDVDKESQEDEAKPASEEEGKPSKEDVAMEEDKQKSVEETGGTSGEQGVQSAEAGEEPGESAEAGEAEEGESEQPDEKSGEVVKETEEDKEESVEQAEEGGADSAQEGTEEDKDVKSGEEEKSEEAAQVEKSEEEEPADAGKSEEEVQRDAKIDVDEGKSEEKSQADDGKSDEAQAEGESAEEAKIDEEKSDEEAKTEEVKSDEEKTEDETTDLKAEETEEAVSKEEGEKDQDSKTEEEGQSAEQQVSGEEAKEESKEGEGESESIEGQTEEEAKQSEEAEEGKSEEKTAKSVEEETVKSVEEETAKSMEEEEETEKSTEKGTEEEAKSAEEETDKLKSRARREVGGKEGEEEGGEESVGEGEEGEGDGEGSKEPGEREEEPTPEEDLIREIVVPENLRPRDHINQLLKLDEENEEKERAIQKHADVILKELKRVYDNAIQPLESLYKYRDLSNRHFGDPEIFSKPLVLFMGPWSGGKSSIINYLLDIEYSQTSLRTGGLRECFEEQCKTPNGNDTGAEPSPAYFNIIMHGEEEEILDGTQLAADWTFSGLQKFGQGLLDRLKGLRLDNKLLEKVNIVEIPGILEIRKQVQRLFPFNDACQWFIDRADIIFLVYDPSKLDVGPETEAILDQLKGREHQTRIILNKADQVKPEELMRVQGALIWNISPLMSSAEPPIMYSTSLWSLPYEAGAPTRLLYAQERAFLRDLRTAIDKRVEHKIASARRFAVRVRNHAKMVDCYLTTYYNHKTFFGNKKEISDKITDNPQDYHIYEGLSTLKNISRYDLPDPDVYRDFFRLNPLYDFPLLSSTCTYFRGCPINRLDVAIAYDLPELVGKYKKLVEQVIHEYETSPSS